In a single window of the Renibacterium salmoninarum ATCC 33209 genome:
- the rsmD gene encoding 16S rRNA (guanine(966)-N(2))-methyltransferase RsmD, with translation MSRIIAGAAGGQTLVSVPGTGTRPTTDRVKEALFSRLEAMGVLKESKVLDLYAGSGALGLESASRGAAKVDLVELDARAAAVCQRNADLVNSVTAAGTVRVNRAKVEQFLQRAKGPWDLVFLDPPYPLTEDELAEVLLALGSALSEGAVVVVERATRSPEPLWPATMELFSERSYGETRLWFAEPSEQDHLVSD, from the coding sequence GTGAGCCGGATCATTGCCGGGGCGGCCGGTGGCCAGACTTTGGTATCGGTCCCGGGGACCGGTACCCGACCCACCACAGATCGGGTCAAAGAGGCACTTTTCTCTCGCTTGGAAGCCATGGGAGTACTTAAAGAGTCGAAAGTTTTAGATCTCTACGCGGGCTCCGGCGCGCTCGGTCTTGAGTCTGCGAGTCGAGGGGCAGCCAAGGTGGATTTGGTAGAACTTGATGCTCGCGCCGCTGCGGTTTGCCAACGAAATGCCGATCTAGTCAACTCAGTCACCGCTGCGGGCACCGTACGGGTCAACCGGGCCAAGGTAGAGCAATTCCTGCAACGCGCCAAAGGGCCTTGGGATCTAGTATTTTTAGACCCGCCGTACCCGCTCACCGAAGACGAACTGGCGGAAGTGTTGCTTGCTTTGGGCTCGGCACTTTCTGAAGGCGCCGTCGTCGTGGTGGAACGCGCTACCCGTAGTCCGGAACCACTCTGGCCAGCAACCATGGAACTTTTCTCCGAGCGCAGCTATGGCGAAACTCGGCTGTGGTTTGCTGAGCCTAGCGAGCAAGATCATTTAGTCAGCGACTAA
- a CDS encoding spermidine synthase, whose product MLSGLGAHAEIVADDLVPGAFILEIAGTAQSHVNLSEPAEVFYEYLRRMANVLDLCAPADEPSKVLHLGAGALTLARYLSVRRPGSEQIAVELERELLDFVLEHLPLPQNTVLKTLIGDARWVLPELAELGPFTAIVLDIFSGPQAPEHIASAEFYAAAAAQLAPNGVLLVNVGDEPGLSLVRSQTAALRSILPETALYAESGMFSGRYPGNMILIGYRGEQWPEDWTRQLLAAGPHPCELRSGVELDEFSR is encoded by the coding sequence ATGCTTAGCGGATTGGGTGCACATGCTGAGATTGTTGCAGACGATTTAGTCCCCGGTGCCTTTATTCTTGAGATCGCTGGCACAGCACAATCACATGTCAACCTCAGCGAGCCGGCTGAAGTTTTCTATGAGTACTTGCGCCGGATGGCCAACGTTCTCGATCTCTGCGCACCGGCCGATGAACCGAGCAAGGTATTACATCTTGGCGCTGGCGCACTGACCTTGGCTAGGTATCTAAGCGTGCGCAGACCCGGTTCTGAACAGATCGCCGTCGAGCTGGAGCGCGAGTTACTTGACTTCGTTCTGGAGCATTTGCCACTCCCCCAGAACACGGTGCTGAAAACGCTCATTGGCGATGCTCGGTGGGTATTGCCAGAGTTGGCGGAACTCGGGCCATTCACCGCAATTGTGCTGGACATTTTTTCGGGCCCACAGGCGCCTGAACATATTGCTAGCGCAGAATTCTACGCCGCGGCTGCGGCTCAGCTGGCGCCGAACGGCGTACTTCTAGTCAACGTTGGCGATGAGCCTGGGCTCAGCTTAGTCCGCAGCCAGACAGCCGCTTTACGCTCGATACTTCCCGAGACCGCGCTTTATGCCGAGTCGGGCATGTTCAGCGGTAGATATCCGGGCAATATGATTTTGATTGGCTATCGCGGCGAACAATGGCCAGAAGATTGGACCAGGCAGCTTTTGGCCGCTGGACCGCACCCGTGCGAGCTGCGCAGCGGCGTTGAGCTCGACGAATTTAGTCGCTGA